In Gimesia sp., a single genomic region encodes these proteins:
- a CDS encoding SGNH/GDSL hydrolase family protein, whose translation MQLLRFTLILSLALVACSSNLFAQQTPKFAPVKPAGDPATFGANIQRTMTLLATSTPEQRHRVRILFYGQSVTRNPWWEDVADDLRQRFPHADLEIENRAIGGYGGPVLINTAEFDLYPFYPDLVIFHVWSGVETGHQEKIIRRIRERTTAEVLLWTSNLRWPSTVPPDGDPQHPDVLAKDAQDQAISDLYFRLGRELNCEVADVRTGMQRYLKENNLVVKDTLRDTVHPNKLGNFLIAELVKPHLRYDPSFPNDKWKDLVTDVPVNDPRVQHKDDGSLTLKFQGNRIDVIVAPGDAAKADVLLDGKSPSQFPALYYHSRPSPTPVAGRPAFNRIDHQSPLQVETWTARILECDLEKDVLRYEVSGSKTGPDGTGDHKQRFVSNSGRVVIEPRMWMVNWSLRYRKQSLPKDYKVTWETRPLFVDVWQSPAVTDSSKEYPTVLAQGMKNGDHRLTFKPQTPGKLPVKAFRIYRPPLQVSAE comes from the coding sequence ATGCAGCTGTTACGGTTCACGTTGATCCTGTCTCTGGCCCTGGTCGCCTGCAGTTCAAACCTCTTCGCACAGCAAACCCCGAAATTCGCTCCGGTGAAACCCGCCGGCGATCCGGCCACCTTCGGTGCGAACATTCAGCGGACCATGACACTGCTGGCTACCAGCACGCCGGAACAACGCCATCGGGTCCGCATCCTGTTCTACGGCCAGTCCGTTACCCGCAATCCGTGGTGGGAAGACGTGGCGGATGACCTCCGCCAACGGTTTCCGCACGCCGACCTCGAAATCGAAAATCGTGCCATCGGCGGCTATGGCGGACCGGTCCTGATCAACACCGCCGAATTTGATCTCTACCCCTTCTACCCGGATCTGGTGATCTTTCACGTCTGGTCCGGGGTGGAAACCGGCCACCAGGAAAAAATCATCCGCCGCATCCGTGAGCGGACCACCGCCGAGGTCCTGCTCTGGACCAGTAACCTGCGCTGGCCGAGTACCGTCCCGCCGGACGGCGACCCGCAACATCCCGACGTGCTGGCCAAAGACGCGCAGGATCAGGCGATTTCCGATCTCTACTTTCGCCTGGGCCGGGAACTCAATTGCGAAGTGGCCGATGTCCGCACCGGTATGCAACGTTATCTGAAAGAAAATAACCTGGTTGTGAAAGACACCCTCCGCGACACGGTGCACCCGAACAAATTAGGGAACTTCCTCATCGCCGAGCTGGTCAAACCACATCTCCGCTATGATCCCAGCTTCCCCAATGACAAATGGAAAGACCTCGTTACCGATGTCCCCGTGAATGACCCGCGGGTTCAGCACAAAGACGACGGCTCCCTGACGCTGAAGTTTCAAGGCAACCGCATCGACGTGATCGTGGCTCCCGGTGACGCAGCGAAAGCCGACGTGCTGCTGGACGGGAAATCCCCCTCACAATTCCCCGCGCTCTACTATCACAGTCGCCCCAGCCCCACGCCCGTCGCGGGAAGGCCGGCCTTCAATCGCATCGATCATCAGAGCCCGCTGCAGGTGGAAACCTGGACCGCCCGCATCCTCGAATGCGATCTGGAAAAGGATGTGCTGCGGTACGAAGTCAGCGGTTCCAAAACGGGCCCCGACGGCACCGGCGACCACAAACAGCGTTTCGTTTCCAACTCCGGTCGCGTGGTGATCGAACCCCGTATGTGGATGGTCAACTGGTCCCTGCGTTATCGCAAACAGAGTCTGCCCAAAGATTACAAAGTCACTTGGGAAACCAGACCACTGTTCGTAGACGTCTGGCAATCCCCGGCGGTCACAGACTCATCCAAAGAATATCCCACGGTCCTCGCCCAGGGCATGAAAAACGGCGACCACAGACTGACCTTCAAGCCGCAGACCCCAGGCAAACTCCCCGTCAAAGCCTTCCGAATCTACCGACCCCCGTTGCAGGTTTCCGCTGAATAA
- a CDS encoding 2-hydroxyacid dehydrogenase — MADRNDRERLEDFIAQLQSQSGLNPLKYERMLAELHATLPLDGHDSEGRRQIAFFDAKQYDLHSFSARNDDSFQLIAIESPLNEQTASAAAGCKVVCIFVNDEAHEPVIARLAELGVELIALRCAGFNNVDLEACRKYGISVVRVPAYSPHAVAEHTVALMLMLNRHLHQAYLRNRAGAFILDGLTGFDMHGKTVGVIGTGKIGQCVVEILTGFGCHVLAYDVHENPEVASLPQTKYVDLDELLSQSDVITLHVPLFEETYHLINQETIARMKPGVMLINTSRGGLVETVSLIDGLKTGQIGYAGLDVYEEEAGIFFHDISNQVLDDDVLARLMTFNNVVITSHQAFLTNEALDNIAETTYANIEEFFAGKRGAELTHHVG, encoded by the coding sequence GTGGCAGACAGGAATGATCGGGAACGGCTTGAGGATTTCATCGCACAGTTACAGTCGCAGTCGGGACTCAATCCTCTGAAGTACGAACGCATGCTGGCCGAGTTACACGCGACTCTGCCGTTGGACGGACACGACTCCGAGGGCCGCCGACAGATCGCCTTTTTCGATGCAAAGCAGTACGACCTCCATTCATTTTCCGCACGAAACGACGACAGCTTCCAGTTGATCGCCATCGAATCGCCCCTCAATGAACAGACAGCCTCCGCGGCTGCGGGCTGCAAGGTGGTCTGTATCTTCGTCAATGATGAAGCACACGAGCCGGTCATCGCACGGCTCGCGGAACTGGGCGTGGAACTGATCGCCCTCCGTTGTGCCGGCTTCAATAATGTCGATCTCGAAGCCTGCCGCAAATATGGCATCAGCGTCGTACGGGTGCCCGCCTACTCGCCGCATGCGGTCGCCGAACATACCGTGGCGTTGATGCTGATGCTCAACCGTCATCTACACCAGGCATACCTGCGGAACCGGGCCGGGGCGTTCATTCTGGATGGACTGACCGGCTTCGACATGCACGGCAAAACCGTCGGCGTTATCGGCACCGGGAAGATCGGGCAGTGTGTCGTCGAGATTCTGACCGGCTTCGGCTGTCACGTGCTGGCTTATGACGTGCACGAAAATCCTGAAGTCGCCAGCCTGCCACAGACAAAGTACGTCGACCTGGATGAACTGCTCTCCCAGTCCGATGTCATCACGCTGCATGTGCCACTCTTCGAAGAGACCTATCACCTGATTAACCAGGAAACCATCGCCCGCATGAAACCGGGGGTGATGCTCATCAACACCTCGCGGGGCGGCCTGGTCGAAACGGTCTCGCTGATCGACGGCTTAAAGACCGGCCAGATCGGCTACGCCGGCCTGGATGTCTATGAAGAAGAGGCGGGGATTTTCTTTCACGATATCTCGAACCAGGTTCTCGACGACGACGTACTGGCCCGACTGATGACATTCAATAATGTCGTTATCACTTCGCACCAGGCGTTCCTGACCAACGAAGCCCTGGATAACATCGCCGAAACCACCTACGCCAATATCGAAGAATTCTTCGCCGGCAAACGGGGCGCAGAGCTGACTCATCACGTCGGGTAA
- a CDS encoding DEAD/DEAH box helicase, with the protein MNHSSSYALLAEPIQKALWKLGWESLRPIQEQAIEFIQNSQNDLIISARTASGKTEAAFLPVLSVICQNPASSVQAIYVGPLKALINDQFRRLEELCEYAQIPVHRWHGDVSASKKQKFVSNPRGVLLITPESIESLFVNRSTALNSLFHSLSFVVIDEIHALQGTERGTHLRSLLFRVDQCAINPPRIVGLSATIGDEELSAEWVRPNATERVDLIKDDLSKKSIQYGIFAYQSSKDDEEQDSQYSHELSQDLYNSFSKGKNLIFANTRPDVEWYTDELNHLAAQEGRPDQFLIHHGALSRDIREHTEKMMQGKIPFSTVCSATLELGIDIGNVRAVGQIGCPWSVNSLVQRLGRSGREEDQPQIMRIFLPEDLFSFTQHLSGQLYPPLVQAIALTELMLESWVEPCESNSGDLSTLVQQILSVIAETGGLQAAELFKQLIVSGAFRHINQTLFVDILRQIGQEDLIEQTKQGELILGLKGEKIVRSYEFYSAFATPPEFRVVYQGQAIGMLPTTYLPSENQHFLLAGKRWQVVGIDYDRREIGVIPARGRKRPKWDSLGPNVHQKVRQKMRQVLAGNKQFGYLNPSASQLLEQARTTFSNADLIHKDLFALSLTKTLWFTWTGTRIHQTILAMLERHKIKLLDYGVAIELDLSFNQTIDLLHQLAKTKQEPRVLAKMVEPKFRRKYDEYLSEQLLEWSIAEDVIDINGAQSVMVELLKQFN; encoded by the coding sequence GTGAACCATTCAAGTAGTTATGCCCTGCTGGCTGAACCGATTCAGAAAGCACTGTGGAAACTTGGCTGGGAGAGTCTTCGGCCGATCCAGGAACAGGCGATTGAGTTTATACAGAATTCGCAGAATGACTTAATCATCTCTGCTCGAACTGCATCGGGTAAAACAGAAGCTGCTTTTCTACCCGTTCTCTCAGTAATCTGTCAAAATCCTGCCAGCTCAGTTCAGGCGATCTATGTCGGTCCGCTTAAAGCACTCATCAATGATCAGTTTCGCCGTTTGGAAGAACTTTGTGAGTATGCCCAGATCCCGGTCCATCGCTGGCATGGAGATGTGTCGGCTTCCAAAAAACAGAAATTCGTGAGCAATCCAAGAGGGGTTTTGCTCATTACCCCAGAATCAATTGAATCACTTTTTGTAAATCGCTCAACAGCACTCAATAGTCTTTTTCACAGCCTTTCGTTTGTGGTCATCGACGAGATTCATGCCTTGCAGGGAACTGAAAGGGGGACCCATCTTCGCAGTCTTCTGTTTCGGGTTGACCAGTGTGCAATCAATCCGCCACGCATTGTGGGTTTATCAGCTACTATCGGGGATGAAGAGCTCAGTGCTGAATGGGTACGCCCCAATGCCACCGAGCGAGTTGATTTGATCAAGGATGATCTATCAAAAAAGTCAATCCAGTATGGCATCTTCGCCTATCAGTCATCGAAGGACGATGAAGAACAGGACTCTCAATACTCGCATGAATTATCACAGGATCTCTATAATTCATTTTCAAAGGGAAAGAATCTTATCTTTGCCAATACACGACCGGATGTCGAATGGTACACGGATGAATTGAATCATCTGGCTGCTCAAGAGGGGCGTCCTGACCAGTTCTTGATTCATCATGGTGCTCTGAGTCGTGATATTCGCGAGCATACCGAAAAGATGATGCAGGGGAAAATCCCTTTTTCCACAGTCTGTTCTGCGACACTAGAGTTAGGAATCGATATTGGAAATGTGCGTGCAGTTGGCCAGATAGGATGTCCCTGGTCAGTCAATTCGCTTGTCCAAAGATTGGGTAGAAGTGGCCGTGAGGAAGACCAGCCGCAAATTATGCGCATTTTTCTACCGGAGGATCTGTTTTCATTTACTCAACATCTGAGTGGCCAGCTTTATCCTCCACTTGTCCAGGCAATTGCACTTACCGAATTAATGCTTGAATCCTGGGTCGAACCATGCGAATCCAATTCGGGAGATTTGAGCACTCTAGTGCAGCAAATCCTCAGTGTCATTGCAGAGACAGGAGGACTTCAAGCTGCAGAATTATTTAAGCAACTTATTGTATCTGGTGCATTCCGGCATATTAATCAAACTTTGTTTGTTGATATTTTACGCCAAATCGGACAGGAAGATTTAATAGAACAGACTAAGCAAGGTGAGCTGATACTTGGCTTGAAAGGTGAAAAGATTGTTCGCTCTTATGAATTCTATTCTGCTTTCGCGACTCCTCCAGAATTTCGTGTTGTGTATCAGGGGCAAGCAATTGGCATGCTGCCTACGACATATCTTCCCTCAGAAAATCAGCATTTTCTATTAGCGGGAAAACGCTGGCAGGTAGTTGGTATCGATTACGACCGACGGGAAATTGGCGTTATACCTGCTCGAGGAAGAAAAAGACCAAAATGGGATTCACTTGGTCCCAATGTTCATCAAAAAGTTCGACAGAAGATGCGACAGGTATTAGCTGGAAATAAGCAATTTGGCTATTTAAACCCGTCAGCAAGTCAACTATTGGAACAGGCGCGAACGACATTTAGCAACGCAGATTTGATCCACAAAGATCTTTTTGCATTATCTCTCACCAAAACACTTTGGTTTACCTGGACAGGCACCAGAATTCACCAAACAATTCTGGCAATGCTTGAGAGACACAAAATAAAGTTACTAGATTATGGAGTGGCAATCGAATTAGATTTGTCTTTCAATCAAACAATAGACCTTTTACATCAACTTGCAAAAACAAAACAAGAACCCAGGGTTCTGGCTAAAATGGTGGAGCCCAAGTTTCGGCGAAAATATGACGAATATTTATCTGAGCAGCTTCTCGAATGGTCGATTGCAGAAGATGTGATCGACATTAATGGGGCTCAATCGGTAATGGTAGAACTGCTAAAGCAATTCAATTAA
- a CDS encoding methyltransferase domain-containing protein — translation MTTDYNKIAEQYREVKGRPWRSLVEEYSLLQLIGPVAGLKVVDLACGEGFFTRKLRQQGAASIVGTDVSHEMIKLATEREQAEPLGIDYLVEDVRAEGPRLDHDLAVAAWLLVYAHDREELAAMCRGLARQLRPGGRLVTLTTNPQLYFFPEFDYQKYGFQIHLEDQVREGALIRWTGRLKDGSQLEVVNYYLPEEAYASALEAAGFRDIVFHSLCLSPEAADEADFWAGMINQPPAIMIEAIRAEDTI, via the coding sequence ATGACCACCGACTATAACAAAATCGCCGAGCAGTACCGCGAAGTCAAAGGACGCCCCTGGCGGTCGCTGGTCGAAGAGTATTCGCTGCTCCAACTGATCGGCCCCGTGGCTGGCCTGAAGGTCGTCGACCTCGCCTGTGGCGAAGGCTTCTTCACCCGCAAACTCAGACAGCAGGGGGCCGCCTCAATCGTCGGTACCGATGTCTCCCACGAGATGATCAAACTGGCGACCGAGCGGGAACAGGCTGAACCGCTGGGCATCGACTACCTCGTCGAAGACGTGCGGGCAGAGGGCCCCCGGCTCGACCATGATCTCGCAGTCGCTGCCTGGTTACTCGTCTACGCGCACGACCGGGAGGAACTGGCTGCCATGTGCCGGGGCCTCGCGCGTCAGCTCAGGCCCGGAGGGCGGCTCGTCACGCTGACCACCAATCCGCAGCTCTATTTCTTCCCCGAGTTCGATTACCAGAAGTACGGCTTCCAGATTCATCTCGAAGACCAGGTACGCGAAGGCGCCCTGATCCGCTGGACGGGCCGTCTCAAAGATGGCTCCCAACTCGAAGTCGTGAACTATTACCTCCCCGAGGAAGCGTATGCCTCCGCTTTGGAAGCCGCCGGCTTTCGCGACATTGTGTTTCATTCGCTCTGTCTCTCCCCGGAAGCAGCCGACGAAGCAGATTTCTGGGCCGGCATGATCAACCAGCCCCCGGCTATCATGATCGAAGCCATTCGGGCAGAGGACACGATCTGA
- a CDS encoding acetolactate decarboxylase, with amino-acid sequence MNRSMIFSGWGCLAVLLGCLNSVTAGDVVQYGKMHEVIGQQQHQGRVKFAKLVKQPHFYGVGALESLGGEATILDGKVTLTQVKPDGKLQTLKLTPQTQAALLVGGYVTDWSKHPLSQAVSSDDLNSLIEQDARQAGLDVKAPFVFVIEGDFQNVELHVINGACPIRARMRKETLPADKRPFEADLPKVSGKLVGVFAKDAAGNITHPGTSVHMHLLFQDAKSGEMRTGHVEKLTVTPGATLLLPEK; translated from the coding sequence ATGAACAGGTCCATGATCTTTAGCGGCTGGGGATGTTTAGCCGTGTTGCTGGGATGCTTGAACAGTGTCACGGCAGGCGATGTGGTGCAGTATGGCAAGATGCATGAAGTGATCGGACAGCAGCAGCACCAGGGACGCGTTAAATTTGCGAAGCTGGTAAAGCAGCCGCACTTTTATGGGGTCGGCGCACTGGAATCGCTCGGAGGTGAGGCGACGATCCTTGACGGCAAAGTGACACTCACACAAGTGAAGCCGGATGGGAAGCTGCAGACGCTCAAGCTGACGCCCCAGACCCAGGCTGCCCTATTGGTTGGCGGGTATGTGACTGACTGGTCGAAACATCCACTTTCACAGGCGGTCTCTTCGGACGATTTGAACTCCCTGATTGAACAGGATGCCCGCCAGGCAGGTCTGGATGTCAAAGCGCCGTTCGTGTTTGTGATCGAGGGCGATTTTCAAAATGTCGAGCTCCATGTGATCAACGGCGCGTGTCCGATTCGGGCCCGGATGCGGAAAGAGACGCTGCCCGCCGACAAGCGGCCTTTTGAGGCGGATCTGCCAAAAGTCAGTGGCAAGCTGGTCGGGGTGTTCGCCAAAGATGCAGCCGGCAACATCACGCATCCGGGGACTTCGGTGCACATGCACCTGCTGTTTCAAGATGCGAAGTCCGGAGAAATGCGCACGGGACACGTGGAAAAACTGACCGTTACCCCCGGCGCGACATTGCTGTTGCCTGAAAAGTGA